A stretch of the Campylobacter concisus genome encodes the following:
- a CDS encoding MetQ/NlpA family ABC transporter substrate-binding protein — protein MKKLLLTSLVALGLSVSANAADKSKTIIVGATPIPHAEILEVVKPILAKDGYALEIKEFNDYTTPNLATEDGDLDANFFQHIPYLEEFNKNKGTHLVKTVGVHLEPMGVYSKKIKGIKELKDGAVVSIPNDPTNESRALDIIASTGLIKLNNNPLKTPLDIVDNPKKLKFEEIETAQVPRTLDDVTIAVINTNYALNANLNPTKDALVIESKDSPYVNYVVVKAGNENSPKTKALDKAINSPEVKKFIETKYNGAIIPAF, from the coding sequence ATGAAAAAACTACTTCTTACCTCTTTAGTTGCCCTAGGCCTTAGCGTTAGCGCAAATGCTGCTGACAAATCAAAAACAATAATCGTTGGTGCTACACCTATCCCACACGCTGAAATTTTAGAGGTTGTAAAGCCTATTTTAGCAAAAGATGGCTACGCACTTGAGATCAAAGAATTTAACGACTACACCACACCAAACCTTGCGACAGAGGATGGCGACCTTGACGCAAACTTCTTTCAGCACATCCCATATCTTGAAGAATTTAACAAAAACAAAGGCACTCACCTTGTAAAAACAGTTGGCGTACACCTCGAGCCAATGGGCGTTTATTCTAAAAAGATCAAAGGCATAAAAGAGCTAAAAGATGGCGCAGTTGTCTCTATTCCAAATGACCCAACAAACGAGAGCCGCGCACTTGACATCATAGCAAGTACTGGACTTATCAAGCTAAACAACAACCCACTAAAAACTCCGCTTGATATAGTTGATAACCCTAAGAAACTTAAATTTGAAGAGATCGAGACTGCTCAAGTGCCAAGAACGCTTGATGACGTTACTATCGCAGTTATCAACACAAACTACGCTCTAAATGCAAATCTCAATCCAACAAAAGACGCGCTTGTGATCGAGAGCAAAGATAGCCCATACGTAAACTATGTAGTTGTTAAAGCTGGTAACGAGAATAGCCCTAAAACTAAGGCTCTTGATAAAGCGATCAACTCACCAGAAGTTAAGAAATTTATCGAGACAAAATATAACGGCGCTATTATCCCAGCGTTTTAA
- a CDS encoding FtsW/RodA/SpoVE family cell cycle protein — MAVDKIIFYLCSTLIAISIIFSLSLPVFTVLFFNYDEFHFFIRQFIVGCIGIFIMWWLSRLNPEKTLVWIGFGLLISCGIAMGLMHALPSSMVTDAGGARRWIRLPGFSLAPVEFFKIGFVYFLAWSFTRKFSEGKRTLLDEIKILMPYIILFGVAIFLIAVMQNDLGQVVVLALTFVTMALFAGASARLFSIGILGAAFVMTVAIISSEHRILRIKSWWGTIQNMVLSFLPDSVADVLRVADAPEPYQISHSLNAIKHGEFFGEGLGAGIFKLGFLSEVHTDFVLAGIAEEVGVFGILCIVAIFITLLYRIFRISARSENKVYHLFTLGVGLILSFSFLMNSYGITSITPIKGIAVPFLSYGGSSVLAICIGIGMVLMVSKRAKL; from the coding sequence TTGGCAGTTGATAAGATCATTTTCTACCTTTGTTCGACTTTGATCGCTATAAGCATTATTTTTTCACTATCTTTGCCAGTTTTTACGGTTTTATTTTTTAATTACGACGAGTTTCACTTTTTTATCCGCCAATTTATTGTTGGTTGTATCGGAATTTTCATTATGTGGTGGCTCTCTAGGCTCAATCCTGAAAAAACGCTTGTTTGGATAGGGTTTGGCCTTCTTATATCTTGCGGTATCGCCATGGGGCTAATGCATGCATTGCCATCTTCAATGGTGACTGACGCTGGTGGTGCCAGGCGTTGGATTAGGCTACCTGGCTTTTCACTAGCTCCAGTTGAGTTTTTTAAAATCGGTTTTGTCTACTTCTTGGCTTGGAGTTTTACTAGAAAATTTAGTGAGGGCAAAAGGACCTTGCTAGATGAGATTAAGATACTTATGCCTTATATTATTCTTTTTGGTGTTGCTATCTTTCTTATTGCTGTTATGCAAAATGACCTTGGTCAAGTGGTCGTGCTAGCACTTACATTTGTGACGATGGCACTTTTTGCAGGAGCAAGCGCGAGACTTTTTAGCATCGGTATCTTAGGAGCTGCTTTTGTTATGACAGTAGCGATAATCAGCTCTGAGCATAGAATTTTACGTATAAAATCATGGTGGGGCACGATACAAAATATGGTGCTTTCTTTCTTGCCTGACAGCGTTGCAGATGTATTAAGAGTGGCTGATGCGCCAGAGCCATATCAAATTTCTCACTCATTAAATGCTATAAAGCATGGCGAATTTTTCGGCGAAGGGCTTGGCGCTGGTATCTTTAAGCTCGGCTTCTTAAGCGAGGTTCATACTGACTTTGTATTAGCTGGTATCGCTGAAGAGGTCGGTGTATTTGGTATTTTGTGTATAGTAGCTATATTTATAACGCTACTTTATAGAATTTTTAGAATTTCAGCTAGAAGCGAAAATAAGGTCTATCATCTATTTACGCTTGGTGTCGGGCTTATCTTATCGTTTTCATTTTTAATGAATAGCTATGGTATCACATCGATCACGCCTATTAAAGGTATTGCTGTGCCATTTCTTAGTTACGGCGGTAGCTCTGTGCTTGCGATTTGTATCGGTATCGGTATGGTTTTGATGGTTAGTAAAAGGGCAAAATTATGA
- a CDS encoding MetQ/NlpA family ABC transporter substrate-binding protein: MKFIKLLTASLVALSLHAADKDHTIVVGVSPVPHAEILEFVKPKLKDKGYDLVISEISDYSIPNVATEDGSLDANFFQHLPYLEEQNKARGLHLVSVANVHVEPLGFYSKKIKNIKELKDGAKVAIAYDPSNGNRALRILEKAGLIEIDKNVKVATINDITKNSKNLQFVELEGAQIPRTLDDVDIAAISTNFVLDLGMSVAKDALLLEDANSPYANIIVTKAGNENNPKIKALIDAVLSPDTKNFIITRYKGEVIPAF, from the coding sequence ATGAAATTTATAAAACTTTTAACCGCATCTTTAGTTGCTCTAAGCCTTCACGCAGCCGACAAGGACCACACTATCGTAGTTGGCGTCTCGCCAGTACCACACGCTGAAATTTTAGAATTTGTAAAGCCAAAGCTAAAAGATAAAGGCTATGACCTTGTTATCTCTGAAATTTCAGACTACTCTATCCCAAATGTCGCAACAGAAGATGGCAGTTTGGATGCAAATTTTTTTCAGCATTTACCATATCTTGAAGAGCAAAACAAGGCTAGAGGCTTGCATCTTGTAAGTGTTGCAAATGTCCATGTCGAGCCACTTGGCTTTTACTCTAAAAAGATAAAAAACATAAAAGAGTTAAAAGATGGTGCAAAAGTTGCGATCGCTTACGATCCATCAAATGGCAATAGAGCACTTAGAATTTTAGAAAAAGCTGGCCTTATCGAGATCGATAAAAATGTGAAAGTTGCAACTATAAATGACATAACTAAAAATTCTAAAAATTTACAATTTGTAGAGCTTGAGGGTGCTCAGATACCAAGAACGCTTGATGATGTCGATATCGCTGCTATTAGCACAAATTTCGTCCTTGACCTTGGTATGAGCGTGGCAAAAGACGCACTTTTGCTTGAAGACGCCAATAGTCCTTACGCTAATATCATCGTCACAAAGGCTGGCAATGAAAATAACCCTAAGATCAAAGCTTTGATTGATGCGGTGCTTAGCCCTGATACTAAAAATTTCATCATTACTCGCTATAAAGGCGAGGTTATACCTGCATTTTAA
- a CDS encoding ATP-binding cassette domain-containing protein, translated as MIKIENLTKFYGDTQILFDINLEVKKGEIFAIVGHSGAGKSTLLRCINGLESYQGGSLKVFDKEIKNLDETQQRHLRRDVGMIFQHFALMARKNVFENVATPLKFWGYKSDETEKRVRELLNLVGLENKAKSYPSELSGGQKQRVAIARALALNPKILLSDEATSALDPNTTNQILELLEKINKELDISVVIVTHEMEVVKSIAKRAILLECGKIIGSGSIEELFLKPDEKMKEFLGEVEILPSTGTNIRLFFPKEVAQNSVITHMARSLNIDFNIVWGKLEKLNENVLGSLVINIDEKDKENVLNYIKQSGVLWEVA; from the coding sequence GTGATAAAGATAGAAAATTTAACCAAATTTTATGGTGATACGCAGATCCTTTTTGATATAAATTTAGAAGTTAAAAAGGGTGAAATTTTTGCTATAGTGGGACACAGTGGTGCTGGCAAATCAACGCTTTTAAGATGCATAAATGGGCTTGAAAGCTATCAAGGTGGCAGCCTAAAAGTCTTTGATAAAGAGATAAAAAATTTAGATGAGACGCAGCAGAGACATTTAAGGCGGGATGTTGGGATGATATTTCAGCATTTTGCCTTGATGGCTAGAAAAAATGTTTTTGAAAACGTCGCTACTCCGCTTAAATTTTGGGGCTATAAAAGCGATGAAACTGAAAAAAGAGTGAGAGAGCTTTTAAATTTAGTCGGTCTTGAAAATAAGGCAAAAAGCTATCCAAGCGAGCTAAGTGGCGGTCAAAAACAGCGTGTGGCGATCGCTAGAGCGCTTGCTTTAAATCCTAAAATTTTATTAAGCGACGAGGCGACCTCGGCTCTTGATCCAAACACGACAAATCAAATTTTAGAGCTGCTTGAGAAGATAAACAAAGAGCTAGACATAAGCGTCGTCATCGTCACGCACGAGATGGAGGTTGTAAAATCGATCGCAAAACGTGCGATACTGCTAGAATGCGGCAAGATCATAGGCTCTGGAAGCATTGAAGAGCTATTTTTAAAGCCAGATGAGAAGATGAAAGAGTTTTTGGGCGAGGTTGAAATTCTGCCAAGCACTGGCACAAATATTAGGCTATTTTTCCCAAAAGAAGTGGCCCAAAATAGCGTGATCACGCATATGGCTAGAAGCCTAAATATCGACTTTAACATAGTTTGGGGCAAGCTTGAAAAGCTAAACGAAAATGTTCTTGGCTCGCTTGTCATAAACATAGATGAAAAAGATAAAGAAAACGTGCTTAACTACATCAAGCAAAGTGGCGTTTTATGGGAGGTCGCTTGA
- a CDS encoding valine--tRNA ligase translates to MAEFYNAKETEDKFYKIWEERGYFEIDANKDIQKDGRKFCIMMPPPNVTGSLHIGHALTFTLQDIMTRYKRMDGYKTLWQPGLDHAGIATQNVVEKQLLAQGIKKEELGREKFVEKVWEWKEKSGGMIVHQMRKLGITPAWSRQRFTMDEGLRKAVKKAFVNLYDKGLIVQKNYMINWCTHDGALSDIEVEHKENKGKLYHLRYYFADKPSEFVVVATTRPETYFGDTAVMVNPNDERYKNLIGKKVVLPIINREIEIIADEHVDMEFGTGLVKVTPAHDQNDYEVGKKHNLEFITVFDEKGILNDKCDKFAGLERLEARDIVVAELEKLGNVEKIEDYENQVGYCYRCKNVVEPYISKQWFVKKEIADEAIQKVSEGLAKFYPPHWINSFNAWMRELRDWCISRQLWWGHQIPVFYCDECGYMWADEGEPCECKKCKSKNIHQDPDVLDTWFSSGLWPFSTLGWGNENELKNEKWFEGDLAEFYPNNLLITGFDILFFWVARMMFQGENALGKLPFYDIYLHALVKDEFGRKMSKSLGNVIDPLDSINEYSADILRFTLTLLAVQGRDIKLSDAKMKQVRNFTNKLYNASKYLMLNESKFENLEDIKLQTKLGIYMNSRFNECVREVRENIDAYRFNDAANTLYKFLWDEFCDWGIELSKADKASVKELGSIFKETMKLLNPFMPFLSEYLFQELSGTQLENAKSIMVMSYPEVKERNLDVEKKFELVIEAIVAIRRAKATIDLGNSKIEKAFVKFNEKIDLDEVKEYIKLLAKCEEIGFVDEKIENSIRDVSENLESFVPLEGLDMSGIITRLRSQKTKLEKEMAKLSVMLNNQNFVANAPKEVIETNKEALQSAEAKFKKVCEELEALGEK, encoded by the coding sequence GTGGCAGAATTTTACAATGCAAAAGAGACAGAAGATAAATTTTATAAAATTTGGGAAGAACGCGGATACTTCGAGATAGACGCAAACAAAGATATCCAAAAAGATGGACGTAAATTTTGCATTATGATGCCACCTCCAAACGTGACTGGCTCGCTTCACATCGGACACGCCCTAACCTTCACACTCCAAGATATCATGACTCGTTACAAGAGAATGGACGGCTATAAGACACTTTGGCAGCCAGGACTTGACCACGCTGGCATCGCCACTCAAAATGTCGTTGAAAAGCAGCTTTTAGCTCAAGGCATCAAAAAAGAAGAGCTTGGACGCGAGAAATTTGTAGAAAAAGTGTGGGAGTGGAAAGAAAAAAGCGGTGGCATGATCGTACATCAGATGCGAAAGCTTGGCATCACTCCGGCTTGGTCACGCCAGAGATTTACCATGGATGAGGGCCTAAGAAAAGCTGTTAAAAAAGCCTTTGTAAATTTGTACGACAAAGGGCTGATCGTTCAGAAAAACTACATGATAAACTGGTGTACACACGACGGCGCGCTTTCTGACATCGAGGTCGAACACAAAGAAAATAAGGGCAAGCTTTATCATTTGAGATACTATTTTGCAGACAAGCCAAGCGAATTTGTTGTAGTGGCTACAACCCGTCCTGAAACCTACTTTGGCGACACCGCCGTAATGGTAAATCCAAACGACGAGCGCTATAAAAATTTAATCGGCAAAAAAGTGGTGCTACCTATCATAAATAGAGAGATAGAGATCATCGCAGATGAGCACGTTGATATGGAGTTTGGAACGGGCCTTGTTAAGGTCACACCTGCACACGATCAAAACGACTACGAGGTTGGAAAAAAGCACAACCTTGAGTTTATCACTGTCTTTGATGAAAAAGGCATTTTAAACGACAAGTGCGATAAATTTGCAGGTCTTGAGAGGCTTGAGGCTAGAGATATCGTAGTAGCTGAGCTTGAAAAACTTGGCAATGTTGAGAAGATAGAAGACTACGAAAACCAAGTTGGTTACTGCTACCGCTGCAAAAACGTCGTCGAGCCATACATCTCAAAGCAGTGGTTTGTCAAAAAAGAGATCGCAGACGAGGCGATACAAAAGGTATCAGAGGGCCTTGCTAAATTTTACCCACCGCACTGGATAAACAGCTTTAACGCGTGGATGAGAGAGCTAAGAGACTGGTGTATCTCACGTCAGCTTTGGTGGGGACATCAAATTCCAGTATTTTACTGCGATGAGTGCGGTTATATGTGGGCTGATGAGGGAGAGCCGTGCGAGTGTAAAAAGTGTAAAAGTAAAAACATTCACCAAGATCCAGACGTGCTAGATACATGGTTTAGCTCCGGTCTTTGGCCATTTAGCACACTTGGCTGGGGCAATGAAAATGAGCTTAAAAATGAAAAATGGTTTGAGGGAGACCTCGCCGAGTTTTATCCAAACAACCTACTAATCACTGGCTTTGATATATTATTTTTCTGGGTTGCTAGGATGATGTTTCAGGGTGAAAATGCCCTTGGTAAGTTGCCATTTTACGATATCTATCTGCACGCGCTTGTAAAGGATGAATTTGGCAGAAAGATGAGCAAGAGTCTTGGCAACGTCATCGATCCGCTTGATAGTATAAATGAGTATAGCGCCGATATATTGCGCTTTACGCTAACTCTTCTAGCCGTTCAAGGACGCGATATCAAGCTAAGCGACGCCAAGATGAAGCAGGTAAGAAATTTCACCAACAAGCTTTATAATGCGAGCAAATATCTCATGCTAAATGAGAGTAAATTTGAAAATTTAGAGGATATCAAACTTCAAACAAAGCTTGGAATTTATATGAATAGCCGCTTTAACGAGTGCGTGAGAGAGGTGCGCGAAAACATCGACGCTTACCGCTTCAATGACGCAGCAAACACACTTTATAAATTCCTTTGGGATGAGTTTTGTGACTGGGGCATCGAGCTTAGCAAGGCTGATAAAGCGAGCGTAAAAGAGCTTGGAAGTATATTTAAAGAGACGATGAAGCTGCTAAACCCTTTCATGCCGTTTCTTTCAGAGTATCTATTTCAGGAACTTAGCGGCACACAGCTTGAAAACGCAAAATCAATAATGGTGATGAGCTACCCAGAGGTAAAAGAGCGAAATTTAGATGTTGAGAAGAAATTTGAGCTAGTTATCGAGGCAATCGTGGCTATTCGCCGTGCAAAAGCGACTATCGATCTTGGCAACTCAAAGATAGAAAAAGCCTTTGTTAAATTTAATGAAAAAATAGATCTAGACGAGGTTAAAGAGTACATCAAGCTGCTTGCAAAATGCGAAGAGATCGGCTTTGTAGATGAGAAAATCGAAAATTCAATAAGAGACGTGAGTGAAAATTTAGAGTCATTTGTCCCGCTTGAAGGGCTTGATATGAGCGGTATCATCACAAGACTAAGGTCTCAAAAGACAAAGCTTGAAAAAGAGATGGCCAAACTCTCAGTCATGCTAAATAACCAAAATTTCGTAGCAAACGCACCAAAAGAAGTTATAGAGACAAACAAAGAGGCTTTGCAAAGCGCTGAGGCTAAATTTAAAAAAGTATGTGAAGAATTAGAAGCTCTTGGAGAAAAATAG
- a CDS encoding methionine ABC transporter permease translates to MFGIDFSKFPDVFSRILLPAIGETLYMSIVSTLLAFAIGLIPAVLLILSDKDGLKPNKQLYFVLDIVINVLRSFPFIILIIVLFPVTKMIVGTSIGTTAAIVPLTIGAAPFVARLIENALKEIDKGIIEAAQSFGSSKFQIIFRVMFVEALPGIISAFTLTLIVNIGFSAMAGAVGGGGLGSVAINYGYQRFRPDIMLYTVVILIIMVQIFQVLGNYLYKISKK, encoded by the coding sequence ATGTTTGGTATTGATTTTTCTAAATTTCCAGATGTATTTTCTAGGATACTGTTGCCAGCTATCGGCGAAACACTATATATGAGCATAGTCTCTACCCTACTCGCCTTTGCCATAGGCCTCATACCTGCGGTTTTGCTCATACTTTCAGACAAAGATGGACTAAAGCCAAACAAGCAGCTTTATTTTGTGCTAGATATCGTTATAAACGTGCTTAGAAGCTTTCCATTTATCATTTTAATCATCGTGCTCTTTCCAGTCACAAAAATGATCGTAGGCACAAGTATCGGCACTACGGCTGCGATCGTTCCGCTAACTATTGGTGCAGCTCCGTTTGTAGCAAGGCTCATTGAAAATGCTCTAAAAGAGATTGATAAAGGCATCATCGAAGCTGCTCAAAGCTTTGGAAGCTCGAAATTTCAGATTATCTTTAGAGTGATGTTTGTAGAGGCGCTTCCTGGCATCATCTCGGCATTCACACTAACTCTTATCGTAAATATCGGCTTTTCAGCGATGGCTGGTGCAGTTGGCGGTGGCGGACTAGGATCTGTCGCTATAAACTACGGATATCAGAGATTTCGCCCAGATATCATGCTCTACACCGTGGTTATTCTTATCATTATGGTTCAAATTTTTCAAGTTTTAGGTAACTACTTATATAAAATTTCTAAAAAATAA
- a CDS encoding DedA family protein: MLHDVIDFIVASVSSWGYAGIFIMMFLESSFFPFPSEVAMIPAGYLAHKGEMSLILAFLAGTLGSLLGAIFNYYLCYFFGREIVLKYGKFVGITHEKMDKFEAFFNKHGEISTFNSRLIPGIRQYISLPAGLAKMNIFRFCLFTTLGAGIWCAVLLGVGYFLGSNPSKQTLLLITITLLAVVAVISVVYIIRQRKA; this comes from the coding sequence ATGCTGCATGATGTTATTGATTTTATAGTTGCGAGCGTAAGTAGCTGGGGTTATGCTGGCATATTTATCATGATGTTTTTAGAAAGCTCATTTTTCCCATTTCCAAGTGAGGTCGCAATGATACCGGCTGGCTATTTGGCGCATAAAGGTGAAATGAGTTTAATTTTGGCCTTTCTTGCAGGCACGCTTGGAAGCCTGCTTGGCGCTATTTTTAACTATTATCTTTGCTACTTTTTTGGTCGCGAGATCGTTTTAAAATACGGCAAATTTGTGGGAATCACTCACGAAAAAATGGATAAATTTGAAGCATTTTTCAATAAACACGGCGAAATTTCTACATTTAACTCACGTCTGATTCCTGGCATTCGCCAATACATCAGCCTACCAGCTGGACTTGCCAAGATGAATATATTTAGATTTTGCCTATTTACCACTCTTGGAGCTGGGATTTGGTGTGCTGTTTTGCTTGGAGTTGGCTATTTTCTAGGTTCAAATCCTAGCAAACAGACACTTTTATTGATCACGATCACTCTTTTGGCTGTAGTTGCTGTAATAAGTGTGGTTTATATAATAAGGCAAAGAAAAGCCTAA
- the murI gene encoding glutamate racemase → MKIGIFDSGLGGLSVLNEALSKLSEHEFLYYADVKNVPYGQKSRDEILKFSFDAVKFLIENGANAVVVACNTATSVAIKELRANLNVPIIGMEPAVKKAHDLSHDDALKTLVIATPVTVNGAKLKELIANLHAKDKTELLALLRLVNFAENGEFDTKNVKSYLKEELAKFDLSKFGFLVLGCTHFNYFKDSLREILPSNISIIDGNEGTINRLISELGLKISTLDQVPKVRFFYSGDEVFSKFELDKISRNLTHLEKMRAIC, encoded by the coding sequence ATGAAAATAGGTATATTTGACTCAGGACTTGGTGGACTGAGTGTCTTAAATGAAGCTTTAAGCAAGCTTAGCGAGCATGAATTTTTATATTACGCAGACGTTAAAAATGTCCCATACGGACAAAAGAGCAGGGATGAGATCTTAAAATTTAGCTTTGATGCGGTGAAATTTCTTATAGAAAATGGCGCAAACGCCGTTGTAGTGGCTTGCAACACGGCAACAAGCGTAGCGATAAAAGAGCTTAGAGCAAATTTAAATGTACCTATAATCGGCATGGAGCCAGCCGTAAAAAAGGCTCATGACTTAAGCCATGATGATGCCTTAAAAACGCTTGTCATAGCCACTCCGGTCACCGTAAATGGTGCAAAACTAAAAGAGCTGATCGCAAATTTACACGCAAAAGATAAAACTGAGCTACTTGCTCTACTGCGCCTTGTAAATTTTGCTGAAAATGGGGAATTTGATACCAAAAACGTAAAATCATATCTAAAAGAAGAGTTAGCTAAATTTGATCTAAGCAAATTTGGTTTTTTAGTGCTTGGCTGCACGCACTTTAACTATTTTAAAGATAGCCTAAGAGAAATTTTGCCGTCAAATATAAGCATAATTGATGGCAACGAAGGGACAATAAATCGCCTTATAAGTGAGCTTGGACTAAAAATTTCTACTTTAGATCAAGTCCCAAAAGTTAGATTTTTCTATTCTGGTGATGAAGTATTCAGTAAATTTGAGCTAGATAAAATTTCAAGAAATTTAACCCATCTAGAAAAGATGAGGGCGATTTGCTAG